In Actinomycetota bacterium, one DNA window encodes the following:
- a CDS encoding MFS transporter → MGRRPVLVAGVALFGVACVAFALGSASVLVLAVLFVAVGASTALVETGEGAHAAELLDPAIRGRGFGLLGLVDGVGDLVSSVVVGVLFTVTNPEWAFVYAAVLSAAGTAVLSAGARRRGLVAS, encoded by the coding sequence ATCGGGCGACGACCGGTCCTCGTTGCCGGCGTCGCACTCTTCGGCGTGGCATGCGTCGCCTTTGCGCTCGGCTCCGCCAGCGTCTTGGTGCTCGCCGTCTTGTTCGTCGCGGTCGGAGCCTCGACCGCGCTGGTTGAGACCGGCGAAGGCGCGCACGCCGCCGAACTGCTGGACCCGGCCATCCGAGGGCGAGGTTTCGGACTGCTCGGTCTTGTCGACGGCGTCGGCGACCTCGTCTCCAGCGTCGTCGTCGGCGTGCTGTTCACCGTCACCAACCCAGAGTGGGCCTTCGTCTACGCGGCGGTGCTGTCGGCCGCCGGCACCGCGGTCCTATCGGCCGGCGCACGCCGTCGAGGACTCGTAGCGTCGTGA
- a CDS encoding NAD-dependent epimerase/dehydratase family protein — MGPRQRAVGGMVVPRLVHQALRGEPLTVFGDGHQTRCFCHVADVVDAILRVMDHPDAVGEVFNVGSQEEISINELASSAGPRPRPASSGFPTSRPTSAASRTCGGGCPTPPSSSV, encoded by the coding sequence GTGGGTCCCCGCCAGCGCGCGGTCGGCGGCATGGTGGTCCCCCGACTGGTGCACCAGGCGCTGCGGGGCGAGCCCCTCACGGTCTTCGGCGACGGCCACCAGACCCGGTGTTTTTGTCACGTGGCCGATGTTGTCGACGCGATTCTGCGGGTCATGGATCATCCCGACGCGGTGGGCGAGGTCTTCAACGTGGGATCGCAGGAGGAGATCTCGATCAACGAGCTGGCATCCTCCGCAGGACCCCGACCCCGGCCGGCATCCAGCGGATTCCCTACGAGCAGGCCTACGAGCGCGGCTTCGAGGACATGCGGCGGCGGGTGCCCGACACCACCAAGCTCCAGCGTCTGA
- a CDS encoding patatin, producing MAEQLKADLVLEGGGVKGIGLLGAVLALDKAGYRFPRIAGTSAGAIVASLVAAWQKAGREMSELVEVMNSVQYRKFAGGSILERASGRLGEGVELLLHEGAHSGNYLIDWLGPQLEQAGVTTFRDLETVDLQSSLADYQRYSLVVHVSDLSRRALVRLPWDYSQYGKEAGQQRVVDAVRASISIPFYFRPVQFDSASGTVTWVDGGLLSNFPITVFDRTDGKPARWPTWGVKLSAEPNATADRQVRTALGIAITCLETLTSDWNRYRLAEEGVNRRTIYVDTTGVSATDFGIDKSVRDRLFANGQSAAERFLAKRPPQESLVPGSTGPAR from the coding sequence ATGGCGGAGCAACTGAAGGCGGACCTTGTGCTCGAGGGTGGCGGGGTGAAGGGCATCGGTTTGCTGGGCGCGGTACTCGCGCTCGACAAAGCGGGTTACAGGTTCCCCCGGATCGCTGGCACGAGCGCGGGAGCCATCGTCGCGTCGCTGGTCGCGGCTTGGCAGAAGGCCGGTCGAGAGATGAGCGAACTCGTGGAGGTGATGAACAGCGTCCAATACCGCAAGTTTGCCGGCGGATCGATCCTCGAACGGGCTTCAGGCCGGCTGGGCGAAGGGGTAGAGCTGCTCCTCCACGAGGGCGCCCATTCGGGGAACTACCTGATCGACTGGCTCGGCCCGCAGCTGGAGCAAGCGGGGGTGACGACCTTCCGCGACCTCGAGACGGTCGACCTGCAGAGCTCACTCGCTGACTACCAGCGTTATTCGCTGGTCGTCCATGTGAGCGACCTTTCCCGGAGGGCGTTGGTCCGGCTGCCATGGGACTACTCGCAGTACGGCAAGGAGGCCGGGCAGCAGCGCGTAGTCGACGCGGTTCGCGCATCGATTTCGATCCCGTTCTACTTTCGGCCGGTTCAATTCGACAGCGCGAGCGGGACCGTTACCTGGGTTGACGGCGGCCTGCTCTCGAACTTCCCGATCACCGTCTTCGACCGCACGGATGGAAAGCCGGCGCGCTGGCCCACATGGGGCGTGAAGCTGTCGGCCGAGCCGAACGCTACAGCTGATCGGCAAGTCCGGACCGCGCTGGGGATCGCGATCACGTGTCTGGAGACGCTAACCAGCGACTGGAATCGCTATCGCCTGGCAGAAGAAGGCGTGAACCGACGCACGATCTACGTCGACACCACCGGCGTCTCTGCGACGGACTTCGGGATTGACAAATCGGTCCGCGACCGACTGTTCGCGAACGGACAGAGCGCAGCCGAGAGGTTCTTGGCGAAAAGGCCCCCGCAGGAGTCACTTGTCCCGGGCTCGACGGGACCAGCTAGGTGA